The nucleotide sequence CGTTGACTTTGATAGCGTTCTTTTTAAATAGCGATTCAGGTTATGACCTTGCCGCGAGTTTTGCTCACTCAACCTTTCAAGTGGCGAGCTTAGAGACTTCCTGTGGCTTTGCTTCCGATGATTTTGATAAGTGGTCAACTCCTTCAAAAATCGTCCTCTTTTTGATTATGTTTATGGGAGGTTGCGGTGGATCAACTACGGGTGGTTTAAAAGTAGCCAGGATCGTACTTTTAGTTAAGTATACCTTTATTAAAGTTAAACAGATGATTTTGCCCCATAGTTTAATTAACCTTCACTTCAATGGGCGCCGCGTTAATGATGATATGATTCAGCGCTCACTGGCCTTCTTTTTTGCCTTTATTTTTCTCTATGCAATAACCGCTTTTTCACTGAGTTTTGCTCCGGGTATAGATATTACGACTGCACTCAGTGGATCGATTGCTTGCGTGGGCAATATGGGGCCTGGCTTCGCACTTTTGGGACCAGCGGAAACCTTTGCGTGGTTACCCGATTGGAATAAATGGATTCTTTGCATGGCAATGTTTTTAGGCCGTTTAGAGATTTTCACTGTTGTTATTGTTTTTGTACCCAATTTTTGGAGAAGGTAATTATGCAGGTTCCCGCCTTTATTATTTATAATTATTTAGTGATGAGTTTAATCACTTTTTTACTCTATGGCATCGATAAATGGAAGGCAAAAAAAGACTTGTCTAGAATACCTGAAAAAGTTCTGCATATCACTGAACTCTTGGGGGATGGCCTGGTGCCATTCTCGGACAGCTTTTTTGGCGCCATAAAACAGCGAAGCTCTCGTATCAAATAGTCTTTTGGTCGATTGTTCTTATTCATTTGATTTTATGGTATCTTAAGTTTACGAACAAGATTTAATTAACTTAAGTTTTAACATGTAAAAGCTTCTTCGCTATTTAAAAAAGGCGCTTTTATCAGGTCATAAATCGCCATTCTGAAGAGGATTGATTTAACTAAGTCTTGATTTATTCCTCCCTTGATTTAGTCTGAATCACGAAAATTGCGCAAGGCGCAAATAATTATTATAAGGCAGGAGAAAATAAAGATGTCTATTAAAAAAGTTGGAATATTAACTGCGGGTGGTTTAGCACCATGTTTATCAACGGCGATTGGTCGTTTACTTGAGCGTTACACTGAAATCGCTCCAGAAATTGAAATCATTTGTTACACGAGTGGCTACAAAGGTCTTTTACTTGGTGATAAAATCACTGTAGATGCTGATATGCGTGCCAATGCAGCCGTACTCTATGAGCATGGCGGAAGTCCCATCGGAAATAGCCGGGTAAAACTTACTAATATTGCAGATTGTGAAAAACGTGGCTTAGTGAAGCCAGGTGAAAATCCTTTAGCGGTAGCAGCCAATCAACTCGTGAAAGATAAGGTTGATGTCCTTCACACCATCGGTGGTGATGATACCAATACTACAGCGGCAGACTTAGCTGCATATCTTGCAGATAATGATTATAAACTCATTGTTGTGGGTCTTCCTAAGACTATTGATAATGATGTATTCCCAATTAAGCAATCTCTCGGTGCTTTTACAGCAGCAGAAGAGGGTGCGAAGTATTTTGAGAATGTTGTATCTGAACACAATGCGAATCCACGTATGCTTATCGTTCATGAAGTGATGGGTCGTAGTTGTGGTTGGTTAACAGCTTACACGGCCAAAATCTACCGTGAGCGTTTAGCTAAACGCAATTTACTCCCTGCACTTGGTCTCAATAAAGAGCGTTTAGATGTGCATGCAATCTTCATCCCAGAAATGGCGATTGATATTAAAGCTGAAGCAGCACGCCTTAGCCAAGTGATGGACGAACAAGATAACGTCAATATCTTTATTTCTGAAGGTGCAGGCCTCGAAGCTATTATTGCTGAGATGGAAGCTGCGGGTGAAGAAGTGCCACGCGATGCTTTTGGTCATGCAAAATTAGATGCAGTGAATCCTGGTAAATGGTTTGGCAGTCAGTTTGCTAAGCTTTTAAATGCAGAAAAAGTTTTGATTCAAAAATCAGGCTACTATGCAAGAGCAGCGGCTTCTAATAAAGAAGACTTGGCATTGATTAAGCTTTGTGCTGATAAAGCAGTTGAAGCAGCACTCGCAGGTATTGGCGGAGTCGTTGGTCATGATGATGATCAAAATGATGAACTTCGTGCTATTGAATTTCCTCGTATTGCTGGTGGTAAGCCATTCAATATTGATGAGTCTTGGTTTGATGATCTCTTAGCGGGTATTGGTCAAGCTAAGGGTGCTAAAGTCGAGTGCGCTCACTAAGCCCAAGGCTTTAGATCAAAAAAAGCCGTTTAAGTCATTGACTTGAACGGCTTTTTTTTTATGATTTTCAGCTACTTATTAAGGAACTTATTCCCGAAAATGTAAGCTGAGTCAAACAGGGCCTTAGCGACTTCTCAAATTAGAGTGTGCGCTGCAAAGCAACAACTTTTCCTTGGATATACACTTCTGAGGGTTCATAGAATTGTGTTTCAAATTCATTGTTACAGGGGCGTAATTCAATCTTGCCATCAGTAAAGTAGAGTTGTTTAACAGTTGTATCACCATTCACCATTGCCACAACAATGTCTTCTGCGTTAGCATTATCTTGTTGCTTAACAATGATGGAGTCACCATCTAAAATACCTGCATCGCGCATACTTTCGCCATTCACTAAAAGAGCGAAAAGTCGACCATCAGCACGGAGTCCTTGGAAGGAAGCGGGATCAATTTGGATTTCACGTTCGACATTTTCTTCTGCCATCAAAGGCATGCCTGCAGAGATGCGACCCAAGAGGGGGATGCTCAGCATAAAAGAAAGATTGCGTGGACGAGTTGTGGTATTAGTTAAAGTCATGCTTCGGGCTTTACTACTACGAGTTAAGTAGCCTTTGCGTTGAAGTGCACGAACATGAGCAAAACTAGTGGCTGACTTAATATTAAAGCGCTCTGCAATTTCATAAATTGTGGGAGCCATACCTTCACGAGTGGTGAAGTCTTCGATAAAGTCAAGAGTTTCTTGTTGACGATCAGTTAAACCTTTCATAAAGAAGTACCTTATATTAATTAGTTAGTTTAAGTTATTAACTTTTGAAACAAAATACAAGCATAAAATAGCTATTTATCAAAAATAAAGACTTCTTTTTATTAGCTTATAGATTATTTATTAATTTCTCAGCCCTGAATTGAGCTAATGATAAGTAGCTAATGATTCGAATGGATGAAAAAATTAGATGTATTATAATGTGAGCTAAAATTAATAGAAGAGAGTGAGTGGCAAGTGAGCGAGGGGAATAATAGAGCAAGACCTAAAGAATTAGCTTATGCCAAGACTTTAGGGATCGATGAGCCTGAATCATATACCAAATTAGTTTTGAGTGATTTGATTGCGATTGCAAAAGGATCAGGATTAAAAGAAGTCCAAAGCTACCTCGCACTGAAAAAATATGCTGCTACGGCAGAGTCTTTTTCTTCAGTGCTTTATATGCAGGGACAGAGGCAAGCGAAAGCTATTGGCCGTGTGGAAGAAATTTACTTTGATCAAGAAAAAAAATGGGCAATGGTGCATTTTTCTTTAGCTAAATACGAGAGCTTCATGGGGCAGATCTGCATCGATTGGAATGAGCAGCTATTAATCCCATTACAAAAAATTTCTGATATGGTGTATTTATCAGAACTGAAAGCAGAGGAATTAGTGGGGCAATCGAAGGCTGAGTACGAGCAGGCTTTAGAGGCCTTAGTATTCACGAGTCAAAATGAAGCAAAAGTTAATGAAACTCCAAAACCGAAAGTTAATCAAATCACGGATCAGATAAAGCGCGGCTTCAAGACTCTTTTTAATAAGAAATAAATATCTCCAAAGGAGGATAATTTAATATTTTAATTTTAAATCATCCCCGTAGGGATATCCACCAGTCGATGGGTGGCAACCCTCGCAGGGAAGGGGACTCAGACGCTTAATAGCGGATTGAGGCTGCCGCCGCAGGCAGAGAAAATAATATTTTCACCCGCCTCTCAAGGTGGGCACACCTTGCAGGGAAGGGGACGGAGTCCCGAGACTACTATCAAATAAAATATAAAGGGGGATTATACCGCCTCACTCCAGCGGGGACGGAGTCCCGAGACTACTATCAAATAAAATATAAAGGGGGATTATACCGCCTCACTCCAGCGGGGAGGTGCTGCCAAACGGGCCCGGTTGCCACCGGGGGCGGATAAAAAATCATAGAATTTTCACCACCTTGAAAGGCAATTAAAGCTAAATCCATTGAAAAGAAAACTAATAATGATGAGGTCTTAAAAGAAGTTTTTATTTCCTTAAGTTCTTGATAGGAAAGAGAGTAAAACGATTAGGGAGAGCTCATTAAAGATCTTCTTGATTTCACTCAAAAAATTATTGAATATTTTTTACGTTTTATACAGAAAACATATTTGAATTCGTGCTCACAGGTGGCATAGTTCAGTTCGTTTTTCGGGCTCTTAGCTCAGTTGGTTAGAGCATCCGACTCATAATCGGACGGTCCCGGGTTCAAGTCCCTGAGGGCCCACTCGAAAACAGAAGCACTTACAGTAATGTAGGTGCTTTTTTTTGTCCAGAAAATATTGTTTTGTAGAGCTTAGCCCTCGATATAATATGTTTTTACTTCTTCTTTTGGGCGTAGATAATGCGGTTCATGGGGGTGATTTCGCGGGGGATTTCGGCCCAGCGTACGCGGTAGTCAGCGGCTTCGAGTGCGTAGGTGCGGTGAATATCGAAAGCAGTGGTGAGACCAAGAGCTGTTTGTAAGCTAAGTGGAGCAGCACAGGCTGAACGGGGATAGCAGCAGGGAAGGATTGCGAGTGGACCACCACTTTTGATTGCAATTGAAATACA is from Lentisphaera profundi and encodes:
- the lexA gene encoding transcriptional repressor LexA yields the protein MKGLTDRQQETLDFIEDFTTREGMAPTIYEIAERFNIKSATSFAHVRALQRKGYLTRSSKARSMTLTNTTTRPRNLSFMLSIPLLGRISAGMPLMAEENVEREIQIDPASFQGLRADGRLFALLVNGESMRDAGILDGDSIIVKQQDNANAEDIVVAMVNGDTTVKQLYFTDGKIELRPCNNEFETQFYEPSEVYIQGKVVALQRTL
- a CDS encoding pyrophosphate--fructose-6-phosphate 1-phosphotransferase; translated protein: MSIKKVGILTAGGLAPCLSTAIGRLLERYTEIAPEIEIICYTSGYKGLLLGDKITVDADMRANAAVLYEHGGSPIGNSRVKLTNIADCEKRGLVKPGENPLAVAANQLVKDKVDVLHTIGGDDTNTTAADLAAYLADNDYKLIVVGLPKTIDNDVFPIKQSLGAFTAAEEGAKYFENVVSEHNANPRMLIVHEVMGRSCGWLTAYTAKIYRERLAKRNLLPALGLNKERLDVHAIFIPEMAIDIKAEAARLSQVMDEQDNVNIFISEGAGLEAIIAEMEAAGEEVPRDAFGHAKLDAVNPGKWFGSQFAKLLNAEKVLIQKSGYYARAAASNKEDLALIKLCADKAVEAALAGIGGVVGHDDDQNDELRAIEFPRIAGGKPFNIDESWFDDLLAGIGQAKGAKVECAH